One genomic segment of Virgibacillus doumboii includes these proteins:
- a CDS encoding methionine/alanine import family NSS transporter small subunit — protein MSGVSIVFMIIAMVIIWGGLAASITNAVKKSKQ, from the coding sequence ATGAGTGGTGTTTCAATAGTCTTTATGATAATCGCCATGGTAATCATTTGGGGAGGATTGGCAGCAAGTATTACAAATGCTGTTAAAAAATCCAAACAATAA
- a CDS encoding sodium-dependent transporter, with protein METRSQWGTRAGFILAAAGSAIGLGNIWRFPSVAYENGGGAFLIPYLIALLTAGIPILIMEFTMGHKYRGSAPLTYKRMGGKKVEWIGWWAVLVAFVISTYYSVIIAWAINYSIFSFNLNWGSDTEAFLYNDFLNHVPAGQVGSFVPGILIPLIIVWLVVLGILFKGVKKGIEIANRIFIPALIIVFLIIVIRAITLPGALQGLEAFFTPDFSAIMEPDVWVAAYGQIFFSMSIAFAIMITYSSYLPKKTDLTNNAFIVGFGNSSFELLCGIGVFGILGFMAAQQGVGVDEVVAGGVGLAFVVFPAIINEFPALNGLFGFLFFFSLVLGGLTSLMSITETYVAGLMDKFNISRSKAVIFGGGTAAVISLLFATQGGLNFLDAADYFINQFGVAFLGLVEVILIAWFLRKLGDFKDHANEISDIQLRGWWTFSLTIVTPVVLGYTMFGLFRQNLLKLFETETGNYGGYSDAFILYGGWFVAGGAVVIGVILALMKWNSSKASAEEEREAN; from the coding sequence ATGGAAACTCGTTCTCAATGGGGGACAAGAGCAGGTTTTATTTTGGCAGCTGCAGGTTCTGCAATTGGCTTGGGGAATATTTGGCGGTTCCCGTCCGTAGCATATGAAAATGGTGGCGGAGCATTTTTAATTCCTTACTTAATTGCATTATTGACAGCAGGAATTCCGATACTGATTATGGAATTCACCATGGGGCATAAATACCGTGGCTCAGCACCATTAACGTACAAACGAATGGGTGGAAAGAAGGTAGAGTGGATTGGCTGGTGGGCAGTGTTAGTTGCCTTTGTTATTTCAACCTACTACTCTGTCATTATTGCCTGGGCAATAAACTATTCCATTTTCTCATTCAATTTAAACTGGGGATCTGATACGGAAGCATTCCTGTACAATGATTTTTTAAACCATGTACCCGCAGGTCAAGTTGGTTCGTTTGTTCCCGGTATACTTATACCATTAATAATTGTATGGCTGGTTGTTCTGGGGATTCTTTTCAAAGGTGTTAAAAAAGGTATTGAAATTGCGAACCGGATTTTTATACCGGCATTGATAATTGTTTTCCTTATTATCGTAATTCGGGCAATTACTTTACCTGGTGCACTCCAAGGTTTGGAAGCATTCTTCACACCTGATTTCAGTGCTATTATGGAACCTGATGTATGGGTGGCAGCATATGGTCAAATATTCTTTAGTATGTCTATCGCATTTGCGATAATGATAACCTATTCAAGTTATTTACCTAAGAAAACAGACTTAACGAATAACGCATTTATCGTTGGTTTCGGAAACTCGAGCTTTGAATTACTCTGTGGTATTGGTGTGTTTGGAATATTAGGATTTATGGCTGCACAGCAGGGTGTAGGAGTTGATGAAGTAGTAGCAGGCGGTGTAGGACTGGCATTTGTCGTATTCCCTGCAATCATTAATGAATTCCCTGCATTAAACGGATTATTCGGATTCCTGTTCTTCTTCTCACTGGTTCTGGGTGGGTTGACGTCTCTTATGTCAATTACTGAGACGTATGTTGCAGGTTTGATGGATAAATTCAATATTTCACGAAGCAAAGCCGTTATATTCGGTGGTGGAACTGCAGCAGTTATCTCATTACTGTTTGCTACACAAGGCGGATTAAACTTCCTTGATGCTGCCGACTACTTTATTAACCAATTCGGTGTAGCATTCCTTGGCTTGGTTGAAGTCATCTTAATTGCCTGGTTCCTGCGTAAACTGGGGGATTTCAAAGATCATGCGAATGAAATTTCTGATATTCAACTTCGGGGCTGGTGGACATTCAGTTTAACGATTGTTACACCGGTTGTTCTGGGCTATACTATGTTCGGATTATTCAGGCAGAACTTGTTGAAATTGTTTGAGACAGAAACAGGTAACTATGGCGGATATTCCGATGCCTTTATCCTTTACGGCGGCTGGTTCGTTGCCGGAGGAGCAGTGGTTATCGGAGTGATACTGGCATTGATGAAGTGGAACTCTTCAAAGGCATCAGCTGAAGAAGAAAGGGAGGCTAATTAA